One segment of Panicum virgatum strain AP13 chromosome 1K, P.virgatum_v5, whole genome shotgun sequence DNA contains the following:
- the LOC120652376 gene encoding receptor-like protein kinase HSL1: protein MHQAPQPAVGEAALLLKIKSSWGDPPALAGWNASAAGAHSDWPHVGCDTAGRVANLTLASAGITGPFPDAIGDLSGPGISGMFPTALYRCASIEYLNLRRNNLTGELPSEMGPSHLGESLTTLILDDNLFTGAIPPDLSSLTRLQTLSLSNNPFDAGELPASFKNLIGLVCLWADNCSLVGEFPSSVLEMPELKMLALSNNALTGSIPPKLWSLNKLLILDLFLNNFTGDVVVDGNGMAAKSLIVI from the exons ATGCATCAGGCCCCCCAGCCGGCGGTAGGtgaggcggcgctgctgctcaagatcaagagcTCCTGGGGCGACCCGCCGGCGCTAGCGGGATGGAACGCCTCCGCTGCCGGCGCGCACAGCGACTGGCCGCACGTGGGGTGCGACACGGCGGGGCGCGTCGCGAACCTCACCCTCGCCAGCGCCGGTATCACGGGGCCGTTCCCGGACGCCATCGGCGATCTCTCGGGGCCAGG CATCTCCGGCATGTTCCCGACCGCGCTGTATCGCTGCGCTTCGATTGAGTACCTCAATTTGAGACGGAACAACCTTACCGGCGAGCTGCCCTCGGAGATGGGCCCAAGCCACCTAGGGGAGAGCCTAACCACTCTGATCCTCGACGACAACCTGTTCACCGGTGCCATCCCGCCAGATCTCAGCTCACTCACGAGGCTCCAGACCTTGTCGCTGTCGAACAACCCGTTCGACGCAGGCGAGCTCCCGGCATCGTTCAAGAACCTCATTGGCCTAGTATGCCTCTGGGCCGATAACTGCAGCCTCGTCGGGGAGTTTCCGAGCTCAGTGCTAGAGATGCCGGAGCTAAAGATGCTGGCCCTATCCAACAACGCGTTGACCGGAAGCATACCTCCCAAGCTATGGAGCCTCAACAAGCTGCTGATACTAGATTTGTTCCTCAACAACTTCACCGGCGACGTGGTGGTTGATGGCAATGGCATGGCCGCAAAGAGCCTGATAGTAATCTAA